Proteins from a single region of Trichoderma asperellum chromosome 3, complete sequence:
- a CDS encoding uncharacterized protein (EggNog:ENOG41) yields MKREANSNDKRNNRYQHLLQTELRRQELAGVYQHTIYVTTTDSIRGIQDQIRKVLLEQTANPLFQPTMQNLAGIYAFGGLSECGKSTIAEAFCETFGTSQAFRAKIAYFNSRLSETIGRSVHDLPEKEQALYLFHELDRFQRSHYRLRLLTIESLHRDSVAQYLKSWLGEKLRIVFIDTKRASGGSNR; encoded by the coding sequence ATGAAACGCGAAGCCAACTCCAACGACAAGCGGAATAACCGATACCAACACCTACTTCAAACTGAACTACGGAGACAAGAGCTGGCGGGGGTGTACCAGCACACTATTTACGTCACCACTACCGACAGCATCAGAGGCATACAAGATCAGATTCGGAAAGTCCTCCTCGAGCAGACAGCCAACCCACTCTTCCAACCGACGATGCAGAATCTGGCCGGCATCTACGCCTTCGGTGGGCTCTCCGAGTGTGGTAAAAGCACCATTGCAGAAGCATTTTGTGAAACGTTTGGAACAAGTCAGGCATTCCGGGCAAAGATTGCATACTTCAACAGCAGACTAAGCGAGACGATCGGACGATCGGTCCATGACCTGCCGGAGAAGGAGCAAGCTCTGTATCTGTTCCATGAGCTTGACCGGTTCCAGAGAAGCCATTACAGGCTTCGCTTGCTCACGATCGAAAGCCTCCACCGAGACTCTGTCGCCCAGTATCTCAAGTCATGGCTCGGTGAGAAGCTTCGGATCGTGTTCATCGACACGAAGAGAGCCAGCGGCGGAAGCAATCGCTAG
- a CDS encoding uncharacterized protein (antiSMASH:Cluster_3.2~SECRETED:SignalP(1-19)) encodes MKFLLCSTVLAAGIASAASIPSKLDQRASGIPGAALACLAECAPLAEALPAYAACLAICTAAAEEGKPVNSTDVVSTKRAVLPSE; translated from the exons atgaAGTTCCTTCTCTGTTCAACGGTTTTGGCCGCAGGCATCGCTTCTGCTGCCTCCATTCCTTCAAAGCTTGACCAACGCGCCTCTGGGATTCCG GGAGCCGCG CTTGCTTGTCTAGCTGAATGCGCACCTCTTGCTGAAGCTCTTCCAGCATATGCTGCATGCCTCGCAATTTGCACcgcagctgctgaagagggaaAACCTGTGAACTCTACCGACGTTGTTTCTACAAAGCGCGCCGTTCTGCCTTCGGAGTAA
- a CDS encoding uncharacterized protein (EggNog:ENOG41~antiSMASH:Cluster_3.2), whose protein sequence is MAKEFRSHRESLAAWNAHKSVGRIDTESTVHEILRQAYLGYHITRTAPSTCDLLGYARAGHATSILQVEDGLDATRVYRLPPSRMDQTPGKLEDAVKFARWKYQWQGNEFIVYQLIYVNQFHENTPFLFVLIANTPQFMRDGHHEATDALLLASGSWTKELHEQIWVYDNSEWIKSKGLWKSVQDSSWDDVILDPTMKDKLVQDVEGFFNSREMYQKLKIPWKRGLIFHGVPGNGKTISIKAIINTLAKRPHPVHSLYVKSLDACSGPKWSIKQIFRKARRMAPCLLIFEDLDSLVGDNTRSYFLNEVDGLESNDGILMIGSTNHIERLDPAVTKRPSRFDRKYHFKLPSEDERIAYCRYWRQKFSESDTVDFPEELCPIIAQLTEEYSFAYLKELFVTSLLLLARGGVEESSEVKDAANNYFSKDTTSPPSPVVPTETTTVSGNAKENATGSRSSEEEAKPTKRTVPEVNIPAALHGNILLRIIILQAKSLLEEMDHGSSSVTQKVSGASRPPRIQLPWTSLLDEDDED, encoded by the coding sequence ATGGCGAAAGAATTTAGGAGCCACCGAGAATCACTTGCCGCTTGGAACGCCCATAAGAGCGTAGGCCGTATCGACACCGAATCTACCGTCCACGAGATCCTTCGTCAAGCATATCTAGGATATCATATTACACGCACAGCTCCATCTACATGCGACTTACTAGGATATGCCCGGGCTGGGCATGCTACGTCCATTCTCCAGGTTGAAGATGGCCTCGACGCGACTCGTGTCTATCGTTTGCCTCCTTCTAGGATGGATCAGACACCGGGGAAACTTGAAGATGCTGTGAAATTTGCTCGTTGGAAGTACCAGTGGCAAGGCAACGAGTTCATCGTCTATCAGTTGATCTACGTTAACCAGTTTCATGAAAACACCCCCTTCCTCTTTGTGTTAATTGCCAATACGCCTCAATTTATGCGTGATGGTCATCATGAAGCCACCGATGCACTATTGCTTGCGTCAGGTTCGTGGACAAAAGAACTCCATGAGCAAATTTGGGTATACGACAACTCAGAGTGGATTAAGAGCAAAGGGCTTTGGAAGAGCGTGCAAGATTCTTCATGGGACGACGTCATTCTCGATCCAACGATGAAAGACAAGCTTGTTCAAGACGTCGAAGGTTTCTTCAACAGCCGGGAAATGTATCAAAAACTCAAAATTCCTTGGAAGCGTGGCTTGATTTTTCACGGTGTGCCCGGAAACGGCAAGACAATATCTATCAAAGCGATAATCAACACACTTGCTAAACGACCACACCCAGTCCACTCTCTGTATGTGAAGTCACTGGACGCTTGTTCCGGGCCAAAATGGTCAATTAAGCAGATATTTCGAAAGGCCCGCCGAATGGCTCCGTGCCTTCTTATCTTTGAGGACCTCGATAGCCTCGTTGGCGATAATACCCGCAGTTACTTTCTTAATGAGGTTGATGGACTTGAGTCCAATGACGGCATCCTCATGATCGGCTCTACAAATCATATCGAACGGTTAGATCCAGCTGTGACAAAGCGACCTAGTCGGTTTGATCGCAAGTACCATTTCAAGCTCCCTAGCGAAGATGAGCGCATTGCCTATTGTCGCTACTGGCGCCAAAAATTCAGCGAATCTGATACTGTGGATTTCCCTGAAGAACTGTGCCCCATTATTGCACAATTAACAGAAGAATATAGTTTCGCATACTTGAAAGAACTCTTTGTCACTTCACTTCTTCTACTTGCCCGAGGTGGCGTCGAAGAATCTAGTGAGGTTAAAGACGCTGCGAATAACTACTTTAGCAAGGATACAACGTCCCCGCCAAGTCCTGTAGTGCCTACGGAAACTACGACCGTCAGTGGTAACGCGAAGGAGAATGCCACGGGGAGCAGGTCttcggaagaagaggcaaaaccTACAAAGCGGACCGTACCAGAGGTCAACATTCCGGCAGCGCTTCATGGCAATATTCTATTAAGAATTATCATACTTCAGGCCAAATCACTTCTGGAAGAAATGGATCATGGATCTAGTAGCGTCACTCAGAAAGTGAGCGGTGCATCTAGACCACCACGTATTCAACTTCCGTGGACTTCGCtgcttgatgaagatgatgaagattaG
- a CDS encoding uncharacterized protein (antiSMASH:Cluster_3.2~MEROPS:MER0005329) yields MTWLPEDLDKFFGLFRPDLVGQRPVVDSIDGGYLQTSYNLTPFNLEADLDFQYAMALTSPATVLDIQVGDEFVSGDINNMLAAFDRYYCGSLDSSLDPQYPDPQPGGYNKTDCGNVTPPKVLSISYTDPEDKFPIAYLKRQCIEFLKLGLMGVTVVASSGDYGPASGYSPGTCINNTTGVSNATTGEFSPQWPAACPWITSVGGTQRLTQSTGGNGSVTGTTNVIRNTQTADEETAFNVVLPGVQSTSGGGFSNVFPVPAYQHKAISTYFDRRHEGAHLASLQENGFLNLTRAGRGFPDVSALASTYLVYVEGVLETVYGTSASAPVFASIITLINNERLNAGKAPVGFINPVLYAHPDALNDIKTGVSLGCGANPAFRATEGWDAVTGLGSPDFARLKDVFMNIL; encoded by the exons ATGACCTGGCTTCCTGAAGATCTTGATAAGTTTTTTGGTCTATTCCGGCCGGATCTGGTCGGCCAGCGCCCAGTTGTCGACTCGATTGACGGTGGATATCTACAGACAAGTTACAATCTCACGCCATTCAACCTGGAAGCCGATCTAGACTTTCAATATGCTATGGCTTTGACGAGTCCTGCAACAGTATTGGATATTCAAGTTGGCGATGAGTTTGTCTCGGGAGACATAAATAATATGTTGGCAGCTTTTGATAG ATACTACTGCGGATCGCTGGATTCATCTCTCGACCCCCAGTATCCTGACCCGCAGCCGGGAGGTTACAACAAGACCGATTGCGGCAATGTAACGCCACCAAAAGTGTTGTCAATCTCATATACAGATCCTGAAGACAAATTTCCCATAGCCTACTTGAAGCGGCAGTGTATCGAATTCCTTAAACTAGGGCTGATGGGTGTGACCGTTGTCGCGAGCAGCGGTGACTACGGACCAGCTAGTGGCTATTCACCTGGAACTTGCATTAACAACACCACAGGCGTCTCTAACGCCACAACTGGTGAATTTAGTCCTCAATGGCCCGCAGCTTGCCCCTGGATCACTTCGGTAGGGGGAACTCAGCGACTCACTCAATCCACGGGCGGGAATGGTTCCGTCACCGGGACTACAAATGTAATAAGAAATACACAGACGGCAGATGAAGAGACTGCTTTTAATGTCGTTCTACCAGGAGTACAATCCACATCAGGTGGTGGCTTCAGCAACGTATTTCCCGTACCAGCTTATCAGCATAAGGCAATTTCCACGTACTTTGATCGGCGCCACGAGGGTGCACATCTAGCTAGCCTTCAAGAGAACGGATTTCTCAACCTCACGCGCGCTGGTCGAGGTTTCCCAGACGTTTCTGCGCTCGCGTCCACTTATCTAGTCTATGTCGAAGGCGTGCTCGAGACAGTGTACGgaacttcagcttcagctcccGTTTTTGCCTCTATTATAACCCTTATTAACAACGAGAGACTAAACGCCGGAAAGGCCCCAGTGGGATTCATTAATCCAGTTTTGTATGCTCACCCTGATGCGCTGAACGACATAAAAACGGGTGTAAGCCTGGGTTGTGGAGCCAATCCGGCGTTTAGAGCTACTGAGGGCTGGGATGCTGTTACCGGTCTCGGCAGTCCGGATTTTGCAAGATTAAAGGATGTTTTCATGAATATCTTATAA
- a CDS encoding uncharacterized protein (antiSMASH:Cluster_3.2~SECRETED:SignalP(1-19)) has translation MLAAKVFSLFMLAVTPSMGAPSANYASDLVKRQTGSGFCDPGSNTCRLSNGQVYKCNNGYNCSINDGVCYYLDGVVLCGE, from the exons ATGCTTGCTGCTAAAGTTTTTTCCCTGTTTATGCTGGCAGTCACTCCTAGTATGGGAGCACCCTCCGCAAACTACGCCAGTGATCTAGTCAAACGACAGACGGGTTCGGGA TTTTGTGACCCTGGTTCAAATACTTGCAGATTGTCAAATGGACAAGTGTATAAATGTAATAATGGGTACAAT TGCTCGATTAACGATGGTGTTTGTTATTACCTCGATGGTGTTGTTCTCTGCGGCGAATAA
- a CDS encoding uncharacterized protein (EggNog:ENOG41): MRRGLSPSRAPLEAQDAASGPAALLLPPLPARILAQVGHLVAGIKFGGLLTVLADDRDTLQRHLPLHEGSHRDRQQSRAKRVKRACRECSRSKLRCDGHQPCSRCLSRNQLCSYRHPQSSQSSNDDPRYMSTAIDRSLKSGHSDAELQEPRPTTHGAGDSGSSPGMSTRSDGLPTPVVPTAVAGEQLLSIPSGYGAAPECSETPQHTNALHPGFDFASLAFGLQSSDPYPLDLAAQDPSFWDSFLDLGSLHQCPNAGFPQAMIPEISSPSQAGALISASDSGQHLPESRAPVPSFLAARASPEPNLGQAMRFDDYIHNAWKYQSARIGKGQATPLIMGAFDPILSSREKDAIWCAEDLAHVGPLPKQKYDQIVANFEALNGTAKVGYKQFSTGAFPSITACNAFMQLFFEEFDPLFPFIHKPSFDPCYEHWLVLLALVTIGCRYSRVPAAADCVVVFQEFLRRAFHVAIEEDYGATREPWLAQAGLLNQIGMQFSGDLRLTESAQSIRSLIASVCRKVNCFNEIGRRIDGIDPEQSCTEAWKLWSRKESMCRLAYSVWLLDSQNALFFDLPPIIPTDLLRLKLPGPEELWRAPTAAAWLEVLRKQGECGAERPLSIRQELNNLYRTKTYPQNLGDFSTLLLVLGIFRTALRYRHCLEDGFWSPPGFTANDLQPDDTLDMAQETSFPGNSRAMEYLRILCSGIEELPRLSSLKSAILIHYHSIGILLGISLGELFCYCGYRVSSDDILDCQKRLRIWVRQRGGEARQVALHAGKLYRCIRHSNMHAYFEGHAMTVSCQALWIYGEISGVPAQQDVERVLDQDEIGVPATFRLDQKNSQHDEQTWLKHGARMRPYLAGVGCIIGPDGAARLIQEVARVLCAASAWGRCQAMGKGLQLLHRIRSAAAS; this comes from the exons ATGCGGCGCGGCCTTTCGCCGAGCCGAGCACCTCTTGAGGCACAGGACGCGGCATCTGGGCCAGCGGCCCTTCTCCTGCCCCCACTGCCGGCGCGCATTCTCGCGCAAGTAGGCCATCTCGTTGCTGGCATCAAGTTTGGAGGGCTGCTAACCGTCTTGGCCGACGACAGAGACACCCTGCAGCGGCATCTCCCACTGCATGAGGGGAGCCATCGAGACCGCCAGCAGAGCAGGGCAAAGCGGGTAAAGCGGGCATGCCGCGAGTGCTCGCGATCCAAGCTGCGCTGCGATGGCCACCAACCATGTAGCCGATGCCTCTCCAGGAACCAGCTGTGCTCGTACCGGCATCCACAGTCTTCCCAG TCATCCAACGATGACCCTCGATATATGAGCACGGCCATCGATCGCTCGCTCAAGAGTGGCCACTCGGATGCCGAGCTGCAGGAGCCACGGCCAACGACACATGGTGCAGGCGATTCGGGCAGTTCCCCGGGCATGTCGACACGCTCTGATGGCCTTCCCACTCCGGTTGTCCCCACGGCTGTGGCCGGCGAGCAGTTGCTTTCCATCCCGTCCGGGTATGGGGCTGCGCCGGAATGCTCAGAGACACCGCAGCACACAAATGCCCTGCATCCTGGCTTCGATTTTGCCTCTCTGGCCTTTGGGCTCCAGTCTTCTGATCCCTACCCGCTCGACTTGGCTGCACAGGATCCGTCTTTCTGGGACAGCTTTCTGGATCTCGGCTCTCTCCATCAGTGCCCAAATGCCGGCTTTCCACAGGCAATGATTCCAGAGATATCCTCCCCTTCGCAAGCAGGTGCTTTAATTTCTGCATCGGACTCAGGCCAACATCTACCGGAGTCTCGCGCACCTGTTCCGAGTTTCCTCGCTGCGAGAGCTAGCCCCGAGCCAAACTTGGGCCAAGCAATGCGGTTCGACGACTACATACATAATGCATGGAAATATCAAAGTGCGAGGATCGGCAAGGGCCAGGCCACCCCTCTCATCATGGGAGCCTTTGACCCTATTCTATCCTCGAGGGAAAAGGACGCCATATGGTGCGCCGAGGACCTGGCCCACGTAGGCCCTCTCCCCAAACAAAAGTACGATCAAATCGTAGCAAATTTCGAAGCCTTAAACGGCACGGCCAAAGTTGGGTACAAGCAGTTCTCGACCGGTGCTTTCCCCTCGATTACCGCTTGCAACGCGTTTATgcagctcttcttcgaggAATTCGAcccccttttccccttcaTCCACAAACCGAGCTTTGACCCTTGCTACGAGCATTGGCTAGTACTCCTTGCTTTGGTGACGATCGGATGTCGCTACTCGCGGGTCCCTGCTGCGGCTGATTGCGTGGTAGTTTTCCAGGAATTTCTTCGCCGGGCCTTTCATGTCGCT ATTGAAGAGGACTATGGCGCAACGCGTGAGCCGTGGTTAGCACAGGCTGGCTTACTGAACCAGATTGGTATGCAATTCTCGGGCGACCTCAGGCTCACTGAGTCCGCCCAGTCAATTCGGAGTCTCATCGCATCAGTGTGCCGAAAAGTCAACTGTTTCAACGAAATAGGACGGCGTATTGATGGAATAGACCCAGAGCAGTCATGTACAGAGGCATGGAAATTGTGGAGTCGTAAAGAGAGCATGTGCCGGCTGGCATATTCAGTCTGG CTCCTCGACAGCCAAAATGCGTTGTTTTTCGACCTGCCACCAATCATCCCGACAGATCTTCTTCGGCTTAAACTTCCAGGTCCGGAGGAGCTGTGGCGGGCTCCTACCGCAGCTGCGTGGCTTGAAGTCCTCCGGAAGCAAGGCGAATGCG GAGCAGAACGGCCCCTGAGCATCCGACAGGAGTTGAACAACTTGTACAGAACCAAGACCTACCCGCAAAATCTCGGTGATTTCTCCACCCTGCTGCTTGTCTTGGGCATCTTCAGAACTGCGCTGCGGTATCGTCACTGCCTGGAAGATGGATTCTGGTCACCGCCTGGTTTTACTGCAAATGATCTGCAACCTGATGACACCTTAGATATGGCACAAGAAACTTCCTTTCCAGGCAATAGCAGGGCCATGGAATACCTGCGTATCTTGTGTTCGGGTATTGAGGAGCTGCCCAGGCTGTCTTCGCTCAAGTCTGCGATCCTAATACACTATCACTCGATTGGTATCCTTCTCGGTATATCCTTAGGCGAGCTTTTTTGCTACTGCGGGTACCGCGTATCGAGTGACGATATTCTCGACTGCCAAAAACGTCTCCGGATTTGGGTACGACAACGCGGTGGAGAGGCTCGTCAGGTCGCCTTACACGCGGGCAAGCTGTACCGCTGCATTCGTCATTCCAACATGCATGCGTATTTTGAGGGCCACGCGATGACAGTCTCTTGCCAGGCCCTTTGGATTTATGGAGAGATTTCCGGTGTGCCTGCACAGCAGGACGTTGAGCGAGTGCTTGATCAAGACGAAATAGGCGTGCCAGCAACATTTCGCCTAGACCAGAAGAACAGCCAGCATGACGAGCAGACCTGGCTGAAACACGGCGCCCGGATGCGCCCCTATCTAGCGGGTGTGGGCTGTATCATCGGCCCGGACGGTGCGGCACGGCTTATCCAGGAGGTTGCCCGGGTGCTGTGCGCCGCTTCTGCCTGGGGACGTTGTCAAGCCATGGGAAAGGGGCTGCAGTTGCTCCATCGGATTCGGTCGGCGGCCGCCTCCTGA
- a CDS encoding uncharacterized protein (EggNog:ENOG41): MAGSRLESEQYTSEAFVESAGGVLFRLSSREVCVLHLLNRDEYVLAKGRRNCGEARHEAALREVTEETGFTCRLLPVNMHTRAPPAVETEQLDDQARFYTNLCEPFTLQIRRLGENQVKLIWWFVAVLDEETSPKETMEKDRYAVEFFSYTDVLDKLTFQLDRDMVKKAIELVENTYKE, from the coding sequence ATGGCCGGGTCTCGTCTCGAGTCGGAGCAATACACGTCGGAAGCGTTCGTCGAAAGCGCAGGCGGCGTCTTATTCCGCCTATCTTCTCGTGAGGTCTGTGTACTTCATCTTTTGAATCGTGATGAGTATGTGTTGGCCAAAGGACGACGCAATTGCGGAGAAGCTCGCCATGAAGCCGCCCTACGCGAGGTCACCGAAGAGACAGGCTTTACTTGTCGCCTCCTTCCGGTAAATATGCATACTCGCGCCCCGCCAGCTGTGGAAACCGAGCAGTTGGACGACCAAGCTCGTTTTTACACGAATCTTTGCGAACCGTTTACCTTGCAAATCCGCCGCCTTGGGGAAAACCAAGTGAAGCTTATATGGTGGTTCGTCGCCGTTCTGGATGAGGAAACATCGCCAAAGGAAACGATGGAGAAGGACAGATACGCGGTTGAATTTTTTAGCTATACGGACGTTCTGGACAAGCTAACGTTTCAGTTGGATCGGGATATGGTTAAGAAGGCTATCGAGCTCGTGGAGAATACCTATAAGGAGTGA